CGAGGTGGCCCAGGAACTCCTCGCCTTCGGCGTCGAGTTGATCGTCATCTCCGGAGGAGAGCCACTCGGCCAGCAGAACCGGCTGGTCCCCCTGGTCGAGCTGCTCACGGCGCACGGCCTGGAGATCGAGATCGAGACCAATGGCACACACGCCGCCGACCCGGCCCTGGTGGCCGCCGGAGTCCGCTTCAATGTCTCGCCGAAGCTGGCCCACTCCGGCGATCCCGCCCACCGGCGGATCGTGCCGGCCGCGCTGAAGGCCCTCGCAGCGACGGAGGGCGCCACGTTCAAGTTCGTCTGCCGTGACGTCGGCGATTTGGACGAGGTGGCAGTGCTGGTCGAGGAGTTTGGGCTCCGTTCGGTCTGGATTATGCCGAAGGGGCAGACCGGCGCCGAGGTGAGCCGACACATGACCGAACTGGTTGACGCGGTGATCGCACGAGGCTGGAACTTGACCACACGCCTGCACACCTTGTTGTGGGGCGACACGCGAGGCGTCTGATCGCGTGACTGGACCGACCGAGAAAGGTGCATTGGAGACATGACGCTGCGCATTACGAAGAAGTTCGAGTTCTCTGCCAGCCATCAGCTGTCCGGCCTGGCCGAGGACCATCAGTGCGCTCGGCTGCACGGCCATAACTACGTGGTGGAGCTGGAGCTGAGCGCCGACCTGACGGAGCTGACGCCGACGGGATTCGTCCGTGACTACGGCGAGCTGTCCACCTTCAAGTCGTGGCTCGACCGGACGCTCGACCACCGGCACCTCAACGACCTGGTGGACAGCAACCCGACCGCCGAGAACCTGGCGGTGTGGCTCTACGAACGCTGGACCAAGGAACTCCCGGAGCTGACGTCCGTGCGCATCTCCGAGACCCCCAAGACCTGGGCCGAGTACCGGCCCTGAGTCCCTGACATGCCGTCGGCCGACGACAGCCGGCCTGGCTCACACCCGTACACCGCAATCGAGCAAAGGCCGTGCCGGTCGGACTGGAGAGGTGCCCCAATGGCTACGACATGGGTGCAAGAAG
This sequence is a window from Streptomyces sp. NBC_01217. Protein-coding genes within it:
- a CDS encoding 7-carboxy-7-deazaguanine synthase QueE; this encodes MEAELVVNEIFGPTVQGEGRSLGRRCAFLRLGGCNLSCTWCDTPYTWDWTGAGDSGIKYEPREELHRRPVREVAQELLAFGVELIVISGGEPLGQQNRLVPLVELLTAHGLEIEIETNGTHAADPALVAAGVRFNVSPKLAHSGDPAHRRIVPAALKALAATEGATFKFVCRDVGDLDEVAVLVEEFGLRSVWIMPKGQTGAEVSRHMTELVDAVIARGWNLTTRLHTLLWGDTRGV
- a CDS encoding 6-pyruvoyl trahydropterin synthase family protein, whose protein sequence is MTLRITKKFEFSASHQLSGLAEDHQCARLHGHNYVVELELSADLTELTPTGFVRDYGELSTFKSWLDRTLDHRHLNDLVDSNPTAENLAVWLYERWTKELPELTSVRISETPKTWAEYRP